AAATGATCATCTACAAGCCGTTTATGATCATATTGGAATTCATTTATTCGATTATGTTATTGTCAATGACGGTGAAATTCCAGAGCAGGTCCAGACGAAGTACGCAGAGAAGGGCGCACGTCCGGTACAACTCGACAAGGATGTACTAGATGGCAGTGGGTATAAAGTCATCGCGGATAAGCTAGTGTTATTCCGAACTTACTTAAGGCATGATACCGATAAACTTAGTCATCATATCTACCAGCTTGTGCAAGATTGGATAAACAGGAACCCTAGGGTATAACTTAAAAATATAAGAAAATATAAGTTTTACACCTATACTTTCTTATATTTCTCGCATAAACGCTTACCGTCCTCAAAAGGACGCCGAAGGCGTTTATGCTTGTATATATGAATGACGTACTTATTTCAGAAAGAGGTGAGACCCTTGTCTTTTGCGGCCCTTACCAAAAAAGAGCTGACGATGGTGGAGAGTGAGCCCTGTTGTGAGAAGGCGGAAATGTCAGCACTTATCCGTATGAATGGATCTGTGCAGCTTTCAAGCAAAAAGGTTATTCTCGACATTTCGACGGAGAACGCCGCGATTGCAAGGCGGGTATATTCTTTGCTTAAGAAATATTACCAGGTCCATATTGAGCTACTCGTGCGTAAAAAAATGCGTTTGAAGAAAAATAACGTTTATATCGTTAGAATTCCTAGTCGCGTACAGGAGATCCTAAATGACCTCAGAATTGTGTCCGAAGGATTTATTTTTACCGACGGTATTGATAAAGAGATTGTTGGGAATAACTGCTGTAAGCGTGCTTATTTACGCGGTGCCTTTTTGGCGGGCGGATCGGTTAATAATCCGGAGGGTTCCTCTTACCATTTGGAGATTTCCTCGATGTATGAGGAGCATTGTAAGGCGCTTGTCGATCTAGCTGGTGAATTTCACCTAAACGCACGCTGCATTGAACGTAAAAAAGGGTTCATTCTATACATTAAAGAAGGCGAGAAGATTATCGAATTCTTAAGTTTGATCGGGGCGCATCAAGCGTTGTTCAAATTTGAGGATGTAAGAATTATGCGGGATATGCGTAATTCCGTGAATCGGATCGTGAACTGCGAGACCGCGAATCTCAATAAAACGATAAGTGCCGCGGTGCGGCAGATTGAAAATATCAAACTGCTGCAGCGAGAAGTAGGACTGGAGAGCTTGCCGGATAAATTGCGAGAAGTTGCAGAGATTCGAATGGCACATCCAGATATCAACCTTAAAGAGGTTGGTGAAATGCTGAAAGGTACAGTTAGTAAGTCCGGAGTAAATCATCGACTTCGTAAGATTGATGAACTGGCGGACAAGGTTCGCGGCGGCTAGTCACTTTTTTTCTAGTGTGGTTTACGTTATAATGATATAATAATATAAAATTAATGTGAAATTTTTGGGGAGAACTCAATTAGGGGGTAAGCGTTTCATGACAAAGCACCCGGTAGTTGTTCGGTTGAAGACAGGGCTACACGCTCGACCGGCAGCATTGTTTGTGCAAGAAGCTAACAAGTTTTCGTCGGAGATTTTCGTGGAAAAAGACGATAAAAAAGTAAACGCCAAAAGTATTATGGGTATTATGAGCCTAGCGATCAGTTCCGGCACGGAGATCTATATCAGCGCGGATGGTGCAGACGCGGATCAAGCTGTAAACGCTTTGACGAGTCTCGTCAGCAAAGAAGAGCTTGAAAACCAATAATATTTTGAGATGACTTTTTATCGCATGACTAAAAAGCCCCTAGGGGCTTTTTTTAATACCAAAAAATAGATTTACGTGTGCAACATTTACCAAAAAGACTCGTCTAGAGGATAATAACAAATCACAAAAGATGAAAGGGGCTGGCAAATATGAAAGGTTTGGTTAAAAAGATTGGTTCAGTGTTGATCGTAGGGAGTTTGTTAATTGGAGGGATTAGCATGAGTGGTGCCTTCCAAGGTCCTGCAAAGGCTTACGCAGATGAAGTGCAGAAAAATGTCGTTAGTGTAGTAGGTAAAGGTGAATTGTCCATCAAGCCGGATATTGTATACTTGTCCATCGGTGTAGATACTACGGCTGCAACTGCACAAGAAGCGCAAAAAACAAATGCTGCTAAAATCCAAAAGATCACTACACTACTGAAAGGGACTTGGAAAATCGCAGACAAGGATATTCAAAGTACCCAATTTTATGTGCAACCCAACTATAGTTATAGCGAAAAAGATGGACAGCAAGTGAAGGGATACAACGCGAATCATACGCTGTTAGTGTCTTATAGAGATCTGACCAAGGTTGGTGAATTGCTGGATGCTGCATCTGCGGCAGGGGCAAATAATATCGGAAATGCACGTTTTTCAGTGGAAGATACTTCTGCCTTTGAAGCTCAGGTGATTGAAAAGGCGATGGCGAACGCAGATGTTAAAGCAGGAGCTATTGCTAAGGCAGCTAGACGTAGCTTGGGTCAAGTAATCACAGTCAGCCAAAATGATGGTAATGTTACTCCGGTTTATTTTGAGCAGAATCTAAAAATGGAAATGGCTGCAGCAGATGCTGGTGCAAGCACATCCGTTCAACCGGGAGTAGTTAAAGTTACAACACAGCTGAGCGTAATGTATGAATTGAAATAGTAGCAGAACAAGATGTGTGTAGAGAGGAGAGGTGCTCTTCCGCTAGTAATAGTGGGGGGTGCCTCTTTTTTTGTGTAAAATCTCTAAGATTATGTTTAATAAACTGGAAAGGGGAGGAAAAATATGATGATGAATTTCTCAAAAGAAATAGTACGCAAATGGGGCATAGGCTTGATGTCGGCGGGGTTATTGCTTGGTGGAGGATTACTGCCTGTTGAGACTGGTTATGCAGCATCGGATCAGACGAAGAGTGTGGCTATTGCTTCAAGTATAGTTTTGAAGGCAAACGGGATGATTTCTCAGCAGACAGGTATTTTGCAGGAAGGGAAGGCATGGGTGCCGATCACCTTTATGCGTGATGTGCTGCGATTACCACTTACTTATGATAAAAAAGAAAATGCATATACGATTGGAAAGGGAACGATAAAAACTAAGTTCATGTTATCTAGCTATGGAAATTCTATTTGGGTGAACAAT
This Paenibacillus sp. FSL R5-0345 DNA region includes the following protein-coding sequences:
- the whiA gene encoding DNA-binding protein WhiA, with translation MSFAALTKKELTMVESEPCCEKAEMSALIRMNGSVQLSSKKVILDISTENAAIARRVYSLLKKYYQVHIELLVRKKMRLKKNNVYIVRIPSRVQEILNDLRIVSEGFIFTDGIDKEIVGNNCCKRAYLRGAFLAGGSVNNPEGSSYHLEISSMYEEHCKALVDLAGEFHLNARCIERKKGFILYIKEGEKIIEFLSLIGAHQALFKFEDVRIMRDMRNSVNRIVNCETANLNKTISAAVRQIENIKLLQREVGLESLPDKLREVAEIRMAHPDINLKEVGEMLKGTVSKSGVNHRLRKIDELADKVRGG
- a CDS encoding HPr family phosphocarrier protein, which encodes MTKHPVVVRLKTGLHARPAALFVQEANKFSSEIFVEKDDKKVNAKSIMGIMSLAISSGTEIYISADGADADQAVNALTSLVSKEELENQ
- a CDS encoding SIMPL domain-containing protein, with amino-acid sequence MKGLVKKIGSVLIVGSLLIGGISMSGAFQGPAKAYADEVQKNVVSVVGKGELSIKPDIVYLSIGVDTTAATAQEAQKTNAAKIQKITTLLKGTWKIADKDIQSTQFYVQPNYSYSEKDGQQVKGYNANHTLLVSYRDLTKVGELLDAASAAGANNIGNARFSVEDTSAFEAQVIEKAMANADVKAGAIAKAARRSLGQVITVSQNDGNVTPVYFEQNLKMEMAAADAGASTSVQPGVVKVTTQLSVMYELK